A single region of the Streptococcus macedonicus ACA-DC 198 genome encodes:
- the yurN gene encoding Sugar ABC transporter, permease protein produces the protein MTKSKLSKEWEKRILVFSFTIIPVLLLLVFSYYPLIKMIQYSLTDWNGYGQNPNFVGLDNYKTVLTNPKYFSVFKTSLYYFIATFFQLGIALLFATILSFKVKFANFWKGILFFPYLLNGVAIGFIFLYFYKGGGTLDTVLKAIGLGDQIRLWLGDRSINYISLAFTSVWCYTGFNFLVFLGTIQSINPEVYEAAEIDGANRWDQFRYIIIPSIRNIVFLNIILGVSGSLSVFDIPYIMTGGSNETSTFVIQTIIQPSSTIKLVWHRLWQSFSCLSLLLFL, from the coding sequence ATGACAAAAAGTAAATTGAGTAAAGAATGGGAAAAACGCATCCTCGTTTTCTCTTTCACCATTATTCCAGTTCTTCTGTTACTCGTCTTTTCATATTATCCATTGATAAAAATGATTCAATATAGTTTGACAGATTGGAATGGATACGGTCAAAATCCCAATTTTGTTGGGCTTGATAATTATAAAACAGTTTTAACAAATCCAAAATATTTTTCAGTTTTTAAAACAAGTCTGTACTACTTTATTGCAACATTTTTCCAATTAGGAATTGCGCTGCTATTTGCTACGATTCTTTCATTCAAAGTGAAGTTTGCTAATTTCTGGAAAGGGATTTTATTTTTCCCATATCTTCTAAATGGTGTTGCGATTGGTTTTATCTTCCTTTATTTCTATAAAGGCGGTGGAACGCTTGATACGGTTTTGAAAGCTATTGGTCTTGGAGACCAAATTAGACTTTGGTTGGGAGATCGTTCAATCAATTATATCTCGCTTGCATTTACATCTGTTTGGTGTTACACAGGCTTTAATTTCTTGGTGTTCTTAGGAACGATTCAGTCTATTAACCCTGAAGTCTATGAGGCAGCTGAGATTGACGGTGCTAATCGCTGGGATCAATTTAGATACATTATCATTCCAAGTATTCGAAACATTGTCTTTCTTAACATTATCTTGGGTGTGAGTGGTTCACTAAGCGTCTTTGATATTCCATATATCATGACAGGCGGTTCAAATGAAACATCAACTTTCGTTATTCAAACAATTATACAGCCTTCAAGTACAATAAAGTTGGTTTGGCATCGGCTATGGCAATCATTCTCTTGTTTATCGTTATTGTTGTTTCTTTGA
- the msmE gene encoding ABC-type sugar transport system, periplasmic component, protein MKKGLLTIGMTALAAVTLVGCSSGSSNSDVETITFINHKTDWETNGKWDEYIAKFNEKYPDIKVEVQTITDYAGQMKTRMNSKEYGDVLMIPGDISPKDYENFFEPLGDTEELSEKYLGLNDRSYEGVQYGIPSQMNATGLVVNKKVFEDAGITELPKTTEDFMVALKKIKENDSSIVPLYTNYAAGWTLSNWDFTRTGVSGDADFTNEMTTDSSPFDEGDTMYTIYNTLYTVAKEGLIESDPTTSDWEQSKVDLANGKVAVMVLGSWAVPQVQEANEDNADNITFEVFPVTASDGKQYMPIGGDYNYGININSKHKKAARKFIDWMVNESDYAVDNGGIPTVKGAEYLKALQDSQDAGVELIEENPAPEGKESLFSDINNESELGIGSTDTEKQRIIDAAIGNSKESFDDIMKDFNTKWANAIKAVSDN, encoded by the coding sequence GTTGTTCAAGCGGAAGCAGTAATAGCGATGTTGAAACAATTACATTCATCAACCATAAGACCGATTGGGAAACTAACGGTAAATGGGATGAGTACATTGCAAAATTTAACGAGAAATATCCTGATATTAAAGTTGAAGTACAAACTATCACTGATTATGCTGGTCAAATGAAAACTCGTATGAATAGTAAAGAGTATGGCGATGTTTTAATGATTCCTGGTGATATTAGCCCGAAAGATTATGAGAACTTCTTTGAACCACTTGGTGATACAGAAGAATTATCAGAAAAATACTTAGGACTTAATGACCGTTCATATGAAGGTGTTCAATACGGTATTCCAAGCCAAATGAATGCTACTGGTTTGGTTGTTAATAAGAAAGTCTTTGAAGATGCAGGTATTACAGAACTCCCTAAGACAACAGAGGATTTCATGGTTGCACTTAAGAAAATAAAAGAAAATGATAGTAGCATTGTCCCACTTTACACAAACTACGCTGCTGGTTGGACATTGTCTAACTGGGACTTCACACGTACAGGTGTGTCAGGTGACGCTGATTTCACTAATGAAATGACTACTGATTCATCACCATTTGATGAAGGGGATACAATGTATACTATCTACAATACCCTTTACACAGTTGCTAAAGAAGGTTTGATTGAATCTGACCCTACAACAAGTGATTGGGAGCAATCAAAAGTTGACTTAGCAAATGGTAAAGTAGCTGTTATGGTACTTGGAAGCTGGGCAGTTCCACAAGTTCAAGAAGCCAATGAAGATAATGCGGACAACATTACGTTTGAAGTATTCCCAGTAACTGCATCTGATGGCAAACAATATATGCCAATCGGTGGTGACTACAACTACGGTATTAACATTAACAGTAAACACAAAAAAGCAGCCCGCAAATTCATCGACTGGATGGTTAATGAATCTGACTACGCTGTTGACAATGGTGGTATTCCAACCGTGAAAGGCGCCGAATATCTAAAAGCACTTCAAGATAGTCAAGATGCAGGTGTTGAATTGATTGAAGAAAATCCAGCTCCAGAAGGTAAAGAATCACTCTTTAGCGACATTAATAATGAATCTGAATTAGGTATTGGTTCTACTGACACGGAAAAACAACGTATTATTGATGCTGCTATTGGTAATTCAAAAGAATCATTTGATGATATTATGAAAGACTTTAACACAAAATGGGCTAATGCCATCAAGGCGGTTTCAGATAACTAA